The following coding sequences are from one Odocoileus virginianus isolate 20LAN1187 ecotype Illinois chromosome 7, Ovbor_1.2, whole genome shotgun sequence window:
- the TBATA gene encoding protein TBATA isoform X8, with protein sequence MATEVRAQLAEHSLPSPKAEPKLEKKSGCQPRSHGDSGPQKELTIPGTVDFELIREAVRTSKPQTPSAYRFGRLSHHSFFSRHHPQPQHVTHIQDLTGKPVCVVRDKLALATSPQATLLPGYLIRMPTISVPVGDPQSNRDPRLYSEAWKKELKDLASQVAIFTKESELKSKESLATFFPSRRRSLSVNRGQSTQQRLAGSSLLLPGPWPAATPTRAETSLQAEMEETRLSSYRIRSCWAASPCLEVGSRVPWGGGTGQDSRSSTTHCRPQLYMAAAATASSPA encoded by the exons ATGGCTACAGAAGTGAGGGCCCAATTGGCAGAGCATTCACTGCCCAG CCCAAAGGCTGAGCcgaaactggaaaagaagtcgGGGTGCCAGCCAAGGAGCCACGGGGACAGCGGGCCACAGAAAGAACTGACGATCCCAGGGACCGTGGATTTCGAGCTGATCCGAGAGGCAGTGAGGACGTCCAAGCCCCAAACCCCCAGTGCCTACCGCTTCGGTCGCCTCAGCCACCACTCCTTCTTCTCCAggcaccacccccagccccagcacgTGACCCACATCCAAG ATCTCACCGGGAAGCCTGTCTGTGTCGTCAGAGACAAGCTCGCTTTGGCCACCTCCCCTCAAGCCACACTCTTACCCGGCTACCTGATCAGGATGCCCACCATCTCAGTGCCTGTTGGAGACCCGCAGTCCAATCGGGACCCCCGACTTTATTCTG AGGCCTGGAAGAAGGAGTTGAAggacctggcttcccaggtggccatcTTCACCAAGGAGAGTGAGCTGAAGAGCAAGGAG TCTCTGGCCACATTTTTCCCTAGCAGAAGAAGGAGCCTCAGCGTGAACAGGGGGCAAAGTACTCAGCAGAGACTGGCAGGCTCATCCCTGCTTCTACCCGGGCCATGGCCCGCCGCCACTCCCACCAGGGCCGAAACCAGCCTGCAAGCAGAGATGGAGGAGACCAGACTTTCCTCCTACAGGATCAGGAGCTGCTG GGCGGCCTCACCTTGCCTGGAAGTAGGTTCTCGGGTCCCATGGGGAGGGGGCACAGGGCAG GACTCCAGGAGCTCCACCACCCACTGCAGGCCCCAGCTCTACATGGCTGCCGCCGCCACCGCCAGCAGCCCAGCCTAG